TTGATGTGCTATAACTTTCAGATTGAATTTATAAATTTTTTGTGAACCCCCTCCCCTGAGTAGATATGTAGGGGCACGTTCTACTGAAATTAGTTAGCAACTGCATGGAATTGCcttggtatactgtatgtatgctAGCTGGGAACCTCAAACTTGTGTATTCGATGCTTCTGAACACAGTAAATTCCCTTTGGGGAGTTGTTTCATTTGATGTTCTTTGCTCTACAGAGTTTATATGTTCAGTGGTTTGTCTCCTTCTCTTTGGCATTTTGTGTCAGAGTGAATGagagaacaaacaaataacaaccAAGGggacattgctgcattcattgaCAGTTCATGAACTTTTGAATCCAGCTTGTTGAAACCCGAATCAATCAGAATGGTGGGCTAATTTCTGCAATTCCATACCAacaatgtacaagtacaattgtatgtatgtacagtatgttagGTCTATGAGTGTAcaacttacatgtatgtgttaatGGAGGAGctagcaaaaaaaacaaaaacaaaaaaaaacaaaaacaaaacaaaaaaaaaaacaaaaaaaacaaacaaacaaacaaacaagcaaaacaaaaaatgaatccAGAGATGCAATTTTTCTGTATGCATATGGCAATTATTTCATTATAAGTGGGGCCAAGTTTTGGTTACTGTATGATGATGACATTCTTGAGAAGCTGGAACCTGTGACAATGCCATTAGTAGTatagtacattatgtacacgtGTAACTTGTAATTTAGCCTGCTGCCACCCTGTTACAATTTCTCTTTCAAGATCTGTATACTGGGTAATACAATTTGTAGTATGGCACTGCTAAATTGGAAAGCGGCATTTCCAGGAAAATCTGTTCTAAGCTCTTAGATCTGAGCATTTCTTTTAAAACCATAAttttttaaagggaaatatacGCTGTATTGGATTCTGAACAATGTTGACACATTAACTGAATTGGCTTATCtgaggttaaagggactgtacagtactggttggggtagggattcatgtttggaacattcctaagtgagataatgaaaatacttctatgaaatatgaaagagcatgtaattttaagaaggattcaatgtttatttgatgaaaattggttttcaaatggctgagatatccaaaaaagtgctaataataaaaggcgacatgccccaactttattagtatctctttgtttcaccttgtttttggatatctcagccatttcaaaaccgattttcatcgaataaacttttgataccccttagaactgcatgctctgtgacatctcatagagcggtttctgaatatctcacaaaatgttaaaagctaaatcttcacctcgaccagaactgtacacaccctttaatagtACTGTTCCTGTATCAAGTGCAAAATGGTTCTATGTAGAAAATGTTTCTTTGAATTATATCAACCAtttttaaggtatgatgattGTACTGTATCTACCCTTTAATATTATGCAATATGTGCCTTATAATATTAggagataataattatgtttgtacTCTGGATCTTACAGCTGATTCCTCTATTCGTTTGTGTGGGTGGAGGTGCTGTCTTTGCTGCATTCTACCTTGGAAGGCTGGCGATCAAGAACCCTGATGCCACGTAAGAATTTAAATGTAACCTTTTCGGTTATTTACAATATTTGTAAATTGTACATGATTGGATTAGGAACCAGATATTTGTTGCAATGAGTTATAAATTGGTGGTTATGGGTGTCAGCAGAAATACCAAACTGCTATAAAAGTTTCAAATCTTAGAATGTTATTGTAAAGGAATTCAGTCGTTGATGGAGTTGATGAAATGTAGAATTATGACTACACTCATAATCTGATACACTAGTCAATTCCATCAACATACAGGAGCAGAAAACtagtgtacaattgtatttttttatgcctctgccacgaagtgtcgccggaggcattatgtttttgggcaagtccaagctatttgatcacacaagactgaaaattcaaaatgggtcaatctacataaacttggtatcattttaaagctaagaagttaaaatacatgaatttcaaaaagaaaaagtaaaaatccttCCGCATAACTAGCAATGAATTAATTAATctgcataaattaaaatttagagtaacgcgtgggacattcaaaaattctgcattttaaaatatatcttttaatttttacaagtttttatgaaaataagtaTGGTGACCTTAAGTCTGACTAACAAGTTATCATGACTGTGATTTTCAGTTTCTCAACTGatcaaatatgcaaatgagggatgggccaaaattagcatgtcccacgcgttacttttttaggtcattatttctcatttgcataaaagttaatgatttaattgacctgaaactttcaaaagaccAAATTCACAATGGACCTAATCATATCAAAGAGataaaaagttagtctgataaatctCATACTTGCAATTTGCAATTAGatttagtaacgcgtgggacattttagtaacgcgtgggacgatttgtgtacaagtcaatggaagtgtactaaatcttagtcttctatgggaaatgtgtacattattgagggattttttgtaattttctgaattctgacttgaaatttggtgaaaaacTCCACTTTGGATaaataattcacaaaagatcattacatgctattttcaaggtcacattcaaagtcaaatgtcaaaaaataaaggataacacaggcatttcatattttttattatatctattgttttggtGGGtctaaatcatttgaatttgcaagaatttattAGAAATACATCTATTTAGATAATTAGTACCCCATATTAAAGTTTCTCTGAGCATATGTGCAATTCACATCACAATATTCATAGTGACaaaaatgtcccacgcgttacttgtcccacgcgttactatacctatctttctataattgaccttgagagaaaacagtttcatgattttttctgaaatgttttgtttcaggtACAGTAATTGTTGTAGGAAaagatgtttgtaatgattttatagtataccaagtattttcacaataattgagataaaagtaaaagaagaaaaaaaggacaatttttatggtcccacgcgttactggaGAATAGATTTGCATAAATTGAATACTGAATGCGTGattctcattatttctattgttttgaatgaagataCCTACTAGCTATCAAAAGCAACCCAACATATGAAGTTTCAATCTTAACAGTGCAATATAGGGCTAAATCTTCTTgtgatgtcccacgcgttactggtgcaaaatagcttggacttgcccttttgggttgtccgtcctaccgttcgtccgtccgtaatcaattttgtggacagcataactaaaaaaacTGCCTTTCAACTTTTGGGTCCagatgctcaaggtcaaaggtcatggtcaaatgctcaaaattttactctttcccccatatatctatgcaatacctgaaggtattttcttgaaacttagtgcatgtattaccaaattaacccgttgaggacgagtcccgagtatactcgggcaagagtctatgagaaatgcgtgttgtagcaaaatcaaaccgtcctcaacgggttaagattcTCTAGTGAGAGTTTctggtcatgaggtcaaagttcaaaggtcaagtgaatttttttttccctccacatctcacaaatggttcCAGGTATCTTCATAGTACATATGCAtaactgactggcagtgattatctagggatttttgtggtcatgaggtcaaagatcaggtGTCAAAGGTCAACTCATTAAATGTCACTTTTCCATCATATTTACAGTGTATGCAGTGCTTgcaagatttttcttgaaacttggtgtatacatgtattaggtTACCCAGTAGAGATTATCTgggaagttttgttttgttttgttttttgtttttttgccaagaaggtcaaaggccaaaaggtcaaaggtcaagcaaAAGTGCTAAATaccacttcttcctccatatcttggaagtggctgaaggtatcatcatgaaactaatatttatgcatgttctgtctgacagtgattctcttgggcaTTTGAAGTtgatagggtcaaaggtcatgtcaaAATTCCAACAATTTTATGACAGATAATACACTTTTTCTCTATACCTTGATATTGTCCAATGCATAAACATATTTAAAGGTTAAACGTGAAGTAAAAGTCCTCAAATaaccaaatacatgctctcttagaaaatgtagccattcatccaattaaatctAGTTCAAGGAAGTGAATACTGAACACagtatacatgtcattttgatattttgccaactACCTGGTagatgaaactgtcatcacacattgtcaagacgtagtAAAGACCTATTAAGAGAATCATACCAACTGTTCTATTTTGCATTACATCTTGTATAAAATGTTTCGTAGGCTTGAGTGTGTTGCATTTCACTTTTCAGCCAAATTGTACTGCATATTTTCTCATGTCTGGATTTTTACATGCATTTCTTACAGATGGATGAGGAAATCGAATCCCACGCCATGGaacaaaatcaaaccaaacGAGCAAGTGAAGGTACAGTACAACCTCTCTGTATTAATCAGATGGGctctgaatattgaacatcgggcaaggggggggggggggtgggggtgatgATAAAACTAATGTCTGATTTATGAACGTCAACTTTATGAACCTTTGaacaaaattattttacaaGATGACAGAGACCTGGAAAAGAGTCTAAGGTGAGGAAATGAATAATATTTGGGTCTATACTCGTAGCTCCAGACTTTAACTGTGTCCTGGTcaacaatgtaggcctacactgtacaaCAACCGTCATTgatttacagtgtatattgttTGCAGACTTGTGTGATTTTTGAAACAACAAGAATAATGCCAGTATCTATCTGTGGGAATTTATTCCACATTCCAATGTTATGCCAGTTATATTTTATAATATCAGGTGACAAGTTAATTATGTCAAGGAGAattatgttgtacatgtacatacacgcaCACCTATATATGTACTGTGTGCAACATCTTTGTTGacatacacctgtacatgtacttgtattaaAGTGGACACATCAGACTTTTATTGGACTGGTTATACACACCACACAGTATctgtgttgtcttttttttttttatcattgagAAAAGAAATGTTGGCAGATCTTCAGCAATTAATATGGGATTTCATCTTTCTTCAATAGGGACCAATAAGTCGTGCTGACATTGATGAAATGACAACTTATAAATGTCTGCTTACACACAAAATTGTGGTAACAATATCATGGGGGTAGAAAATTCAGCCCCCTTGGATACTAGAACTCCAATGCTtatttgatacaatgtatttaacaattaacccattgaggatgagtcccagcTATACTTTGACAAGCGGCTAtatatgggaaatgcttgttgtagcaaaatcaaattgTCGTCAACAGGTTTACGTAAAATACAAGGTGCTGTATCTAGAATAgaattttatacatgtatacatgtacaccacACCACTTTCAAAATAAACCACCCTCAatcttttgtcttcttttttctttttttcttttttttttttgtcacttaaCCAGAGGGCCTAATGTtcttattcattcttttctctttcagttTTATGCTGCCGGGAAGATCGACTACAAGAACCTGAAGAAGAACAGTCCAGAGTTTTAGCTTAATCGTGCCAATGTCTTCATATTCATCAATGTTTGATGTACCAACTTTAGGATGCAGAGAGTTTCCGTGACTAAGCTATATGTACAAAGTGTGAATGTATTGATAATTGAAATATATATCAAGTTTGTACCTGTAACATTTCAGTGCAGAGTCATAGCTTCAGATGACTGAAATTCTGGACACCATGCAGTTTTACCAGTACAACTGAATTTTAAGGGTCCTTTAATTCTCTGCAAacctgacaaaaaacaaacaaccttACACTGACAAGGGATTACATAAAGACATGAATAAGTAAtgtattgttttcatttggttTAGCTATATTTTATTGTCTGGTATTGGTGGCTCTTCAAATTCTACTGCAATACATATTGCCAGAATTGCTAAATCATAGAGTCTGCAGTTTTATGTCAAGCAGGGTTTGATAATGACACAGTGTGTCATACAGTAAAGCTCAAAATAGTGGCTGAAGTTTAACAAGCACAAACT
The DNA window shown above is from Diadema setosum chromosome 14, eeDiaSeto1, whole genome shotgun sequence and carries:
- the LOC140237656 gene encoding cytochrome c oxidase subunit NDUFA4-like, with product MPMQGLTLNSLRNHKALIPLFVCVGGGAVFAAFYLGRLAIKNPDATWMRKSNPTPWNKIKPNEQVKFYAAGKIDYKNLKKNSPEF